Part of the Aurantiacibacter aquimixticola genome, GTGACCTTCCGCCGGGAAACCGTAACCCGGCAGGTGTGACCTTCCAGGCCGCCGATTGTAACCCTGCGGCGGGAGAAGGAGTTGGTCGCGGACGTCATGCCGCCACGTACAGCAAGCAAACACGGCTGTAGGACAGACTAAAGCCACATGCTCCGCTGCTCGCCCGGGGAGCGTTGCCGACCGTGCAGCCGGGAGCCCTACGAATGCAGCTTTGCCGCGGTTTCCGCCACGCGCTTTCCGAGATAGCGCGCGCCGTCCAGCTCGACTTGGCTCGGCTGGCGGCTGCCATCGCCGCCGGCGATCGTCGTGGCGCCGTAGGGCGCGCCGCCTTTCACATCGTCCGTGCCCATCTGGCCCTGGAAGCCATAATCGAGACCCACGATCGTGCAGCCCATATGCAGCAGATTGGTAAGGATGGAAAACAGCGTCGTTTCCTGACCGCCATGCTGGCTGGCGCTGGACATGAAGGCGGCGCCCACCTTTCCGATGAGCGCGCCTTTCATCCACAATCCGCCGGTCTGATCCCAGAAAGCGGCCATCTGGCTCGACATCCGGCCATAGCGGGTCGGCGTGCCGACCACGATGCCGTCATATTGGGTGAGAGCGTCCGGGCCTTCGATGACTTCGTGGCCTTCCATTGTCTGGAAGCCCGCGCCCTCCACCACCTCCTGCGGGGCGGTTTCGGGGACGTGGCGAATGTCCGCCTCGTGCCCGGCATCCCGCACACCTTCGGCCACGGCTTCCGCCATTGTCGCGGTGTGTCCGTAAGAGGAATAGTAGAGAACGAGAATGCGGGCCATCGGGCAATCCTTTGCTGTGAGCGTATGATGGTGCAATGAGGGGCGGACCCGCACGGTTCCGGCGGGCGACTTGCAACCCGCGCGCGCCTCGCCAGATTGGTCGGCCAGCTTTTCACCGAGGATCCCCCGCATGGAATCGATTGCCGCCGACCTGGAAACGATGAAGCGCGTCCCGCTCGCCGATGAGCATGTCGCGATGATCTGCGAGATCGGCGAGGAGCGCGACTATGCGAAAGGCGACATGGTCGCCGAAGTCGGCGCGCCGATGGATGAATTCGTCTATGTGCTAGACGGCGAGATCGAAGTGGTCGACCCGTGGTCCGGCAATCGCCTGCTCGACGCTTCGCTCGGCCCCACGCAATTCATGGGCGAAATCGCCTTTCTCAACGCGGGCAGCTGGTTCCTGCCGATGCGGGCGGCCAAGGACACGAAGGTGATCGCCGCCCCGCGTGAGGCGATGCTGGAGCTGATGAGCATGGTGCCGGAGCTTTCCGACCACATCATCAACGTGTTTGCCGCCCGTCGACGTCGCCAGTTCGAGCTGCAGAACAGCTCGGTCAAGCTGATCGGCGCGGATCGGGATGGCAATGTGCAGCGCATCGAGAGTTTCCTGCGGCGCAACCGCATTCCGTATGAAAGCTACGATCTCGACGGGCGGGACGAGGAAGCGCTGGAGGTCTGCAACCTTACCGGGCACGAGCCTGCCGTCGTCATCGGCAAGAACCAGGTGATGGAGGAGCCGACCCCGCGCAAGGTCGCCCAGCGCCTCGGTCTCGACCTAGACATCTGCGCCAATCGCGAATTCGACGTGCTGATCGTCGGCGGCGGGCCGAGCGGCGTGGCGGCCGCCGTCTATGCCGGGGCCGAGGGGCTGTGCGCGCTCGTCGTGGAGGACACGGCGATCGGCGGGCAGGCGGGCACGTCCAGCCGGATCGAGAATTACATGGGCTTTCCCACCGGCATTTCGGGCGCAGACCTCGTCTATCGCGGCGAGATACAGGCGATGAAATTCGGCACCCGCTTCGCCATGCCGCGCCGCGTCGGCTCGCTCGAGAAACGCGAGGACGGGCTATTCTGCGCCACGCTGGACAATGAGGACGAGGTCTGCGCGAAGACGGTGATCGTCGCCACTGGCGTACAATATCGCCGCCTCCCGCTGGACCGGCTGGAGGAATTCGAAGGGCAGGGTATCTATTACGCCGCAACAGAT contains:
- the wrbA gene encoding NAD(P)H:quinone oxidoreductase; translation: MARILVLYYSSYGHTATMAEAVAEGVRDAGHEADIRHVPETAPQEVVEGAGFQTMEGHEVIEGPDALTQYDGIVVGTPTRYGRMSSQMAAFWDQTGGLWMKGALIGKVGAAFMSSASQHGGQETTLFSILTNLLHMGCTIVGLDYGFQGQMGTDDVKGGAPYGATTIAGGDGSRQPSQVELDGARYLGKRVAETAAKLHS
- a CDS encoding FAD-dependent oxidoreductase encodes the protein MESIAADLETMKRVPLADEHVAMICEIGEERDYAKGDMVAEVGAPMDEFVYVLDGEIEVVDPWSGNRLLDASLGPTQFMGEIAFLNAGSWFLPMRAAKDTKVIAAPREAMLELMSMVPELSDHIINVFAARRRRQFELQNSSVKLIGADRDGNVQRIESFLRRNRIPYESYDLDGRDEEALEVCNLTGHEPAVVIGKNQVMEEPTPRKVAQRLGLDLDICANREFDVLIVGGGPSGVAAAVYAGAEGLCALVVEDTAIGGQAGTSSRIENYMGFPTGISGADLVYRGEIQAMKFGTRFAMPRRVGSLEKREDGLFCATLDNEDEVCAKTVIVATGVQYRRLPLDRLEEFEGQGIYYAATDMEARFCRGSDAVVVGGGNSAGQAAMYLSRTANHVHVIVRGDSLADSMSEYLTKRLESDPKITVHYNTEVGALHGDVRLEAVTLKGADGEEKQSCGALFIMIGAAPNTGWLEGLADLDERGFVKTGDDIGAGSPYETSTPGIFAVGDVRSGSTKRVASAVGEGSVVIAAAWAHVAKVEEEV